The following coding sequences are from one Sardina pilchardus chromosome 16, fSarPil1.1, whole genome shotgun sequence window:
- the LOC134059770 gene encoding 5,6-dihydroxyindole-2-carboxylic acid oxidase-like, with amino-acid sequence MWKYGCLVLLSAVVVSAQFPRVCVTPEGLRSGQCCPSPTAVNDPCGASAGRGQCVPVNADSRPHGPQYPHDGRDDRERWPVRYFNRTCQCNGNFSGFDCGRCKHGLSGPNCDQPVSVVRRNVMMFNAEEKRAFLDALDRAKRTVHPDIVIATRRFAEVFGPDGNTMQFENVTIYNYFVWTHYYSVSKTFMGPGQLSFGGVDFSHEGPGFVTWHRYHLLQLERDMQDMLQNPRFALPYWNFAIGGSRCDICTDDLMGARSSFDMNDISPNSLFSQWRVICESVEDYDTLGTICNNTETSPIRRNPAGNVARPMVQRLPEPKDVADCLEVNMFDTPPFYSTSTESFRNSIEGYSHPQGTYDPVVRSLHNLAHLFLNGTGGQTHLSPNDPIFVLLHTFTDAIFDEWLRRHPESAIYPLENAPIGHNRQYNMVPFWPPVTNVEMFLTAPENLGYSYEAEWPARPIALTEIISITVVSALIVVAVIFAITSCAVRSKASKMEGRQPLLGEQYQRYDDHDRHAVKTQSVV; translated from the exons ATGTGGAAATACGGGTGTCTGGTGTTACTGAGCGCGGTAGTTGTCAGCGCCCAGTTTCCAAGGGTGTGCGTGACGCCAGAGGGACTCCGCAGCGGTCAGTGCTGTCCATCGCCAACTGCGGTGAACGACCCTTGCGGTGCGAGTGCGGGACGCGGACAGTGCGTACCGGTAAACGCGGATTCGCGACCACACGGACCACAGTACCCCCATGACGGTCGGGATGACAGAGAACGATGGCCCGTTCGCTACTTTAACCGGACGTGCCAGTGCAATGGGAATTTCTCTGGCTTCGACTGCGGCCGGTGCAAGCATGGTCTTTCAGGTCCCAACTGCGATCAGCCGGTGTCCGTAG TGAGAAGAAACGTGATGATGTTCAATGCTGAAGAGAAGCGCGCTTTCTTGGATGCTCTGGACCGTGCTAAGCGCACAGTACATCCGGACATAGTGATAGCCACCCGCAGATTCGCTGAGGTGTTTGGACCGGATGGGAACACCATGCAGTTCGAGAACGTCACTATCTACAACTATTTCGTGTGGACCCACTACTACTCCGTCAGCAAAACATTCATGGGACCGGGCCAGCTGAGTTTCGGAGGAGTCGACTTCTCGCACGAGGGGCCCGGGTTCGTGACTTGGCACCGGTACCATCTGCTTCAGCTCGAGCGGGATATGCAG GATATGCTGCAAAATCCGAGATTCGCCCTGCCCTACTGGAACTTTGCCATTGGTGGGAGCAGGTGCGACATCTGCACGGACGATCTGATGGGGGCACGGAGCTCCTTCGACATGAACGACATCAGCCCCAACTCCCTGTTCTCCCAGTGGAGAGTCATTTGCGAGAGTGTGGAGGACTACGACACACTTGGAACCATCTGCAATA ACACGGAGACGAGCCCAATCCGGAGGAATCCGGCGGGGAACGTGGCCCGGCCCATGGTGCAGAGGCTGCCGGAGCCGAAAGACGTGGCCGACTGTCTGGAGGTGAACATGTTCGACACGCCACCGTTCTACTCCACCTCCACGGAGAGCTTCCGCAACTCCATCGAGG GTTACAGCCACCCGCAGGGTACCTACGACCCCGTGGTGCGAAGCCTGCACAACCTGGCCCACCTCTTCCTGAACGGCACCGGAGGGCAAACGCACCTCTCGCCCAACGACCCCATCTTTGTCCTCCTGCACACCTTCACCGACGCCATCTTCGACGAGTGGCTTCGCCGGCaccctg AGTCTGCTATTTACCCCTTGGAGAATGCCCCCATTGGTCACAATAGGCAGTACAACATGGTTCCGTTCTGGCCCCCGGTAACCAATGTGGAGATGTTTCTGACGGCCCCGGAGAACCTCGGCTATTCCTATGAGGCCGAGTGGCCCG CTCGCCCTATCGCTCTCACAGAGATCATCTCCATCACTGTGGTTTCTGCTCTCATCGTCGTGGCGGTCATCTTTGCCATCACGAGTTGTGCCGTGCGCTCCAAAGCCAGTAAGATGGAGGGCAGGCAGCCGTTGCTAGGAGAACAGTACCAACGCTATGACGACCATGACAGACACGCAGTCAAAACACAATCAGTTGTATGA